The Hahella sp. HNIBRBA332 genome window below encodes:
- a CDS encoding PAS domain S-box protein, with protein sequence MSGKSSSAQLRIFTALVVIVGVCLLVVYISIGVERRRVYAELEALMEGQASFRTEKITQRLEGLSHDVRFLLFTPPIQGIVRATENDGYDVREDSSLSLWRQRLNTIFSGYLITHPEVTQVRLIGVADGGREVVRVDRKGDLPEIIADEELQQKAQRDYFQEAIRIPPGSLYVSDLNLNREYDMVQWPHVPTLRVATPVINSAGNAFGILVINIDVGSMFADISAETQAGYRSYLTNQSGDFLIHADSNKEFGFDLGRRYRWGDEFSNIPVDAELFGNMSLFDGDEGAFLAVSREASLQEGQPNRVLRLYITYPQEAAEKRVGRNVSNIMLALLGGMAVVGGFLYLYWLNMRQRQLVSAGQARLAAIVESAQDAVLGMDLDGVITDWNHGAELMFGYRGDEAIGRFVQKLIVPAERVAEETSILGRIEDGGPVKPFNTQRKCKDGRMVEVSVSVSPIRNADGEIVGAAKTIRDISRQMSIENQIRELNASLERQVESRTAEIQRYLALQQAILNNAGNAIIATDLEGVITLFNPAAERMLGYSADEMVGKRTPATFHLREEVVARAREFSEELREKLAPGFDVFIAKTKRGLPNEHEWTYVRKDGSRFPVQLSVTELLDENNRASGYLGVATDISRQVQDRRNLTSMRDQLLKAAEVAELGIWTWDLTSDTLTWNRQMFEIYQVPYELNNAGLSHRHWRNTLHPEDEAATTAKLEAAMAGEGVYDPIYRIVRPSGEVRYVQAAAVVEFNDLGKPILVLGVNRDITEQREYEQRLREAKSMADKASKAKSEFLANMSHEIRTPMNAILGMVNLLKRTDLEERQRDYVQKAESSARALLGILNDILDFSKIEAGKLTLDLEPCSLDKLLQDVWVIISANIGDKPLEVLFDVDPKIPDWLELDGLRLQQILINLAGNAVKFTEQGEVEISVRLESAQDDNLVLSFSVRDTGIGISPEQLQRIFEGFTQAEASTARRFGGAGLGLAICRRLVRLMGGEITAESKEGEGSVFRFSISCLRAQAWSAAKKACSLPKRLRVLVVDDNANTREVLKGIIESFGWTADIAVNGEEGVAKLLEAADFATPYNLVLMDWMMPGIDGWRAAELIKAQYPVGQAPLIMMVSAQARDEMERRRLSSPNTIDGYLTKPVTASMILDAASDTMKLDRSRSWLNDAVAGKRLHGMTILLVEDNPTNQQVAMELLQSEGANVSIAGDGLEAVAAIQSAESKFDAVLMDIQMPGMDGYTATREIRGKLKMNALPIIAMTANAMSSDRETALSVGMNEHVGKPFDFDHLLDVLIKQTGWDGAPLTDVEIENKIESETVMEKETATPEKAACAVESSGAIDASCALARMNDNWGIYCRAIQLFLRDAPKMMELYPTQWPSEPEETQRNYHSLKGMSSTVGANRVSELAAQLENLVKGERDDARYQALLEQLRLSIKAAYTEAELLLQRREVG encoded by the coding sequence ATGTCAGGGAAATCCTCCTCAGCTCAATTGCGGATCTTTACTGCGCTGGTTGTGATTGTCGGCGTCTGTCTTCTTGTGGTGTACATCAGCATTGGTGTGGAGCGCCGCAGAGTTTATGCGGAACTGGAGGCGCTGATGGAGGGGCAGGCTTCTTTCCGTACAGAGAAAATCACCCAGCGTCTGGAAGGGTTGTCCCATGACGTGCGTTTTCTCCTGTTCACCCCTCCTATTCAAGGCATCGTCCGCGCGACGGAAAATGATGGTTACGATGTTCGGGAAGACAGCTCTTTGTCGCTGTGGCGACAACGCTTGAATACGATTTTCTCCGGCTATCTGATTACTCATCCCGAAGTTACGCAAGTGCGTTTAATTGGCGTGGCTGACGGCGGCAGGGAGGTTGTTCGAGTCGACCGCAAAGGCGACCTTCCCGAAATTATCGCGGATGAAGAACTGCAGCAGAAAGCGCAGCGGGATTATTTCCAGGAAGCCATCCGTATTCCTCCCGGCTCTTTGTATGTCTCCGATTTGAACCTTAACCGTGAATATGACATGGTGCAGTGGCCGCATGTGCCGACGCTGCGAGTAGCCACTCCGGTCATCAACAGCGCGGGCAATGCGTTTGGCATACTGGTGATCAATATCGACGTAGGCTCTATGTTCGCTGACATCTCTGCGGAGACCCAGGCGGGCTATCGCTCATATCTAACTAATCAGTCGGGCGATTTTTTGATCCACGCTGATAGCAACAAAGAATTCGGGTTTGATCTCGGTCGGCGCTATCGCTGGGGGGACGAGTTTTCCAATATTCCGGTTGACGCTGAGCTGTTCGGAAATATGTCTCTATTCGACGGTGATGAGGGCGCATTCCTCGCTGTCAGTCGGGAGGCTTCTTTGCAGGAGGGACAGCCGAACCGGGTTCTCAGGCTTTATATCACTTATCCTCAGGAAGCGGCTGAGAAGCGCGTGGGCAGGAACGTTTCCAACATTATGCTGGCTTTGCTTGGGGGCATGGCGGTGGTGGGCGGCTTTCTCTACCTCTACTGGCTGAATATGCGGCAGAGACAGCTGGTCAGCGCCGGGCAGGCGCGTCTGGCGGCGATAGTGGAAAGCGCCCAGGATGCTGTGCTGGGTATGGATTTGGATGGAGTGATCACGGACTGGAACCATGGCGCCGAATTGATGTTCGGCTATCGTGGCGACGAGGCGATTGGACGTTTCGTGCAGAAACTTATCGTACCAGCGGAGCGGGTTGCTGAAGAAACGAGTATTCTGGGCCGGATTGAAGACGGCGGGCCGGTTAAACCCTTCAACACTCAACGTAAGTGCAAGGACGGACGCATGGTGGAAGTGTCGGTGTCCGTATCGCCAATCAGGAATGCGGACGGAGAGATCGTCGGCGCCGCCAAGACGATTCGTGATATCAGCCGACAGATGTCCATAGAGAATCAAATTCGTGAGCTGAATGCGTCTCTGGAGCGTCAGGTCGAGTCGAGGACGGCGGAAATTCAGCGCTATCTGGCGTTACAGCAGGCGATTCTCAATAATGCCGGCAACGCAATTATCGCTACGGATCTGGAGGGCGTGATTACCCTTTTTAATCCCGCCGCCGAGCGCATGTTAGGGTACAGCGCTGATGAAATGGTGGGGAAAAGAACGCCGGCGACCTTCCACCTACGGGAGGAAGTAGTGGCGCGGGCGCGAGAGTTCTCTGAAGAATTGCGCGAGAAGCTGGCGCCTGGGTTTGATGTGTTTATCGCCAAGACCAAGCGCGGACTTCCCAATGAACATGAGTGGACCTATGTGCGTAAAGACGGAAGTCGATTCCCGGTGCAACTGTCCGTGACCGAACTGCTGGACGAAAATAACCGCGCCAGCGGCTATCTCGGCGTCGCAACGGATATTTCCCGGCAGGTGCAGGATCGACGCAATCTGACCTCCATGCGGGATCAGCTGCTGAAAGCGGCGGAAGTGGCGGAGCTGGGGATATGGACCTGGGATCTGACGAGCGACACGCTGACCTGGAACCGGCAGATGTTCGAGATCTACCAGGTTCCCTACGAGCTGAACAATGCCGGCTTGAGTCATCGTCACTGGCGCAACACGCTGCATCCTGAGGATGAAGCCGCGACCACGGCCAAGCTGGAGGCGGCTATGGCGGGAGAGGGGGTTTACGATCCCATTTATCGCATAGTGCGACCCAGTGGCGAGGTGCGTTATGTGCAGGCCGCCGCAGTGGTGGAATTCAATGATCTGGGCAAGCCGATTCTGGTGCTTGGCGTCAACCGAGATATCACAGAGCAGCGTGAGTACGAACAGCGTCTGCGTGAAGCCAAGTCGATGGCCGACAAAGCCAGTAAGGCGAAGTCCGAGTTCCTGGCCAACATGAGCCACGAAATCCGTACGCCCATGAACGCCATTCTCGGGATGGTCAACCTACTCAAGCGCACTGACCTGGAAGAGCGTCAGCGAGACTACGTGCAGAAGGCGGAGTCTTCCGCCCGCGCTTTGCTGGGCATTCTTAATGACATTCTGGATTTCTCCAAAATCGAAGCCGGCAAACTGACCCTGGATTTGGAGCCCTGCAGCCTGGATAAACTGCTGCAGGATGTGTGGGTGATTATTTCCGCGAATATCGGCGACAAACCGCTGGAGGTGCTGTTCGACGTTGATCCGAAAATTCCTGACTGGCTGGAACTGGATGGCCTGCGTTTGCAGCAGATTCTTATAAATCTGGCGGGCAATGCCGTGAAGTTCACGGAGCAGGGAGAGGTGGAGATTTCCGTCAGGCTGGAGTCCGCACAAGACGATAATCTGGTTTTGTCTTTCTCTGTGCGCGACACCGGTATCGGTATCTCTCCAGAGCAGTTGCAGCGCATCTTCGAAGGGTTCACGCAAGCGGAAGCATCAACCGCCCGGCGTTTTGGCGGCGCTGGTCTGGGGTTGGCGATATGTCGGCGTCTGGTGCGCTTGATGGGAGGAGAAATTACGGCGGAAAGCAAGGAAGGCGAGGGCAGCGTGTTCCGCTTTTCTATCTCCTGCCTCAGGGCGCAAGCCTGGAGCGCAGCGAAAAAAGCCTGCAGTCTGCCGAAACGGCTGCGTGTATTGGTGGTGGACGATAACGCCAACACCAGGGAAGTGCTCAAGGGCATTATTGAGTCCTTCGGCTGGACAGCGGATATCGCGGTCAACGGCGAGGAGGGCGTGGCCAAATTATTGGAGGCTGCGGATTTCGCCACTCCTTACAACCTGGTTTTGATGGACTGGATGATGCCGGGTATAGATGGCTGGCGCGCCGCGGAGCTGATCAAGGCGCAATATCCGGTGGGGCAGGCGCCGCTGATCATGATGGTGAGCGCCCAGGCGCGGGATGAAATGGAGCGTCGTCGCCTTTCGTCGCCCAACACCATTGACGGCTATCTCACCAAGCCAGTGACCGCCTCAATGATTCTTGACGCCGCCTCGGACACCATGAAACTGGATCGCTCCCGCAGTTGGCTCAACGACGCGGTCGCCGGCAAGCGCCTGCATGGCATGACCATATTGCTGGTTGAGGACAACCCCACTAATCAGCAGGTGGCCATGGAGCTGTTGCAGAGCGAAGGGGCGAACGTAAGCATTGCCGGTGACGGTTTGGAAGCGGTGGCGGCGATACAGAGCGCGGAATCGAAGTTTGACGCTGTGCTGATGGATATCCAGATGCCGGGAATGGATGGTTACACCGCCACCCGTGAGATTCGCGGCAAACTGAAAATGAACGCGCTGCCCATTATCGCCATGACCGCTAACGCAATGTCCTCGGACCGGGAGACGGCGCTATCCGTCGGGATGAACGAGCATGTCGGCAAACCCTTCGACTTTGATCACTTGCTGGATGTATTGATAAAACAAACGGGCTGGGATGGTGCGCCATTAACAGACGTGGAAATAGAAAACAAAATAGAATCAGAAACAGTCATGGAAAAAGAAACAGCTACACCGGAAAAAGCCGCCTGCGCGGTAGAGAGCAGCGGCGCCATAGACGCCTCTTGCGCGCTGGCGCGGATGAACGACAACTGGGGGATATACTGCCGCGCCATTCAGTTATTTCTGCGTGACGCGCCGAAAATGATGGAGCTCTATCCCACACAATGGCCCTCAGAGCCCGAGGAGACCCAGCGGAATTATCACAGCCTCAAAGGCATGTCCTCTACGGTGGGGGCCAACAGAGTGTCGGAGCTGGCGGCGCAACTGGAAAATCTGGTGAAAGGGGAGCGTGACGACGCCCGCTATCAGGCGTTGCTGGAGCAGCTCAGGCTGAGCATCAAGGCGGCTTACACGGAGGCGGAATTACTGCTGCAGCGGCGTGAAGTCGGTTAA
- a CDS encoding cupin domain-containing protein — MCVVSKDNAEHYIWGEGCDGWHLVKSPTLSVIQERVPSGCAEVRHLHQKAEQFFFVLSGVATLEVDGETYTLHPHRGKHVPAGMPHQLRNESTEDLIFTVTSTPPSHGDRIEHNVQRVEGSPAG, encoded by the coding sequence ATGTGCGTAGTATCCAAGGACAACGCCGAGCATTACATCTGGGGAGAAGGTTGCGACGGCTGGCATCTGGTTAAAAGCCCAACCTTAAGCGTTATCCAGGAACGGGTTCCCAGCGGTTGTGCGGAAGTGCGCCATCTGCATCAAAAGGCGGAGCAATTCTTCTTCGTCCTGTCCGGCGTCGCGACGCTGGAAGTGGACGGAGAAACCTATACCCTGCATCCTCACCGGGGCAAGCACGTCCCTGCCGGCATGCCCCATCAGCTGCGTAACGAGTCAACAGAAGACTTAATATTCACCGTGACCTCAACCCCGCCCAGCCATGGGGATCGGATTGAGCATAACGTACAGAGGGTCGAGGGATCGCCTGCAGGTTAA
- a CDS encoding DUF488 family protein translates to MSASKPSLYSIGYATKPIAVFISQLQNHHIDVVADVRSVPYSRAFHDYHRETLVQHLKDHGLRYVYLGEELGPRSKDPTHYDESRQVQFDRLIQSDLFQSGVGRLKDGMDKGFRIALMCAEKDPASCHRSLLIAYALQREGVTVRHISHEGDIEAQPELERRLMELTGIQPDMLTPEEECRDLAYRKYCQVMAYRKPE, encoded by the coding sequence ATGAGCGCCTCAAAGCCTTCTCTTTACAGCATTGGTTACGCCACTAAGCCGATAGCCGTGTTTATCAGTCAATTGCAGAATCATCATATCGATGTGGTCGCCGATGTCCGCTCTGTGCCATATAGCCGCGCTTTTCACGACTACCATCGGGAAACCCTGGTCCAGCATCTCAAGGACCATGGCTTACGTTACGTCTACCTTGGCGAGGAACTGGGGCCGCGCTCCAAAGATCCTACCCATTATGACGAAAGCAGGCAGGTTCAGTTTGACCGTCTGATTCAATCCGATTTGTTTCAGAGTGGAGTGGGAAGGCTAAAAGACGGAATGGACAAAGGCTTTCGCATCGCCCTGATGTGCGCTGAGAAAGATCCCGCAAGTTGCCATCGCAGCCTGCTGATCGCCTACGCCCTGCAACGTGAAGGCGTCACTGTCAGACATATCTCCCATGAGGGCGACATCGAGGCGCAACCGGAACTGGAGCGCCGCCTGATGGAACTCACCGGCATTCAACCGGATATGCTGACCCCAGAAGAAGAGTGCCGCGACCTGGCCTATCGAAAATATTGTCAGGTCATGGCTTATCGTAAGCCGGAGTGA
- a CDS encoding DHH family phosphoesterase, translated as MNQTLVIYHGNCLDGFGAAYAAYRRLTMLDKQDADYYAATHGEPPPDCAGKRVYLLDFCYKREALKQLCVSADAVIVLDHHISAAEEVAGLDQECLNLSLTFDMSRSGAVIAWEHFHEEPPPALLAMIQDRDLWQWRMADSRDVNAALMSYPKDFEVWDELAQSGAALSRLADEGRAINRFREQMIEYYKGRSVMGEIAGYAVPIVNCPLAVTSELLNVLAQGHPFAAGYSDKGGKRGWSLRSTDDGVNVAEVAIKFGGGGHPRAAGFSTRIDERWLTLEPTEAEAE; from the coding sequence GTGAATCAGACCCTCGTAATTTATCATGGCAATTGCCTGGATGGCTTCGGTGCGGCTTATGCGGCCTACCGGCGCCTGACGATGTTGGATAAACAGGATGCGGACTACTACGCGGCGACCCACGGCGAGCCGCCGCCGGACTGCGCGGGCAAGCGCGTTTACCTTCTGGACTTCTGCTACAAGCGAGAGGCTTTGAAGCAACTGTGCGTCAGCGCCGACGCTGTCATCGTGCTGGATCACCATATCAGTGCGGCGGAAGAGGTCGCCGGGTTGGATCAGGAGTGCCTGAATTTAAGTCTGACGTTTGATATGAGTCGCTCCGGTGCGGTGATCGCCTGGGAGCACTTTCACGAAGAGCCGCCTCCTGCCTTGCTGGCGATGATTCAGGACCGCGACCTCTGGCAATGGCGCATGGCCGACAGCCGTGACGTCAATGCGGCGTTAATGTCTTACCCCAAGGATTTTGAAGTATGGGATGAATTGGCCCAATCCGGGGCCGCCTTGTCGCGTCTGGCGGACGAGGGGCGCGCCATTAACCGGTTTCGTGAACAGATGATCGAATATTACAAGGGACGGTCGGTGATGGGCGAGATCGCCGGCTATGCGGTGCCTATTGTTAACTGTCCTCTCGCGGTGACCAGCGAACTGCTCAATGTGCTGGCGCAGGGACATCCCTTCGCGGCGGGGTACAGTGATAAGGGCGGTAAGCGCGGCTGGTCGCTGCGATCCACAGACGATGGCGTTAATGTGGCCGAGGTGGCGATAAAGTTTGGCGGCGGCGGGCACCCGCGCGCAGCAGGCTTCTCCACCCGCATTGATGAACGCTGGTTGACCCTGGAGCCGACGGAAGCAGAAGCGGAATGA
- a CDS encoding inorganic phosphate transporter, with protein sequence MEFRNLGQLEEAASSGQQELARIGIALLFILGILIYTNLRIGDLEGGYLLVVAAMIGGYMALNIGANDVANNMGPAVGSKAITLLGALALAAIFEALGALVAGGNVVSTIKNGIINPDFIQDSTTFIWLMMAALLAGALWLNVATYLGAPVSTTHSIVGGVLGAGIAAGGFGVANWGQMGAIVASWVISPAMGGVIAAGTLYFVKRSMLYEEDKLGAARRYVPILIAIMAWAFVTYLLLKGAKNIIKLDFMTALLIGLGVSAALYFALLPMVGRAARKMENTRESVNKLFTVPLIFAAALLSFAHGANDVANAIGPLAAINDAIVNHGVVQKASIPLWVMMVGALGIAIGLLLYGPKLIKTVGNEITELDKTRAFCIALAAAITVIVASQLGLPVSSTHIAVGAVFGVGFLREYLKVNYASQLHLILEEHAGLEREKLQKFLNNFEKASVEDMKQMLKQAKKHKEDVPLTKEERKRLKNVYREELVKRASIKKIVAAWIITVPVSALLAALLYFMIRGMLLP encoded by the coding sequence ATGGAGTTTCGCAACCTGGGTCAGTTGGAAGAAGCCGCCTCCAGTGGGCAGCAGGAACTGGCTCGCATTGGTATTGCGCTACTTTTTATTCTGGGCATCCTGATATACACCAACCTTCGGATCGGCGATCTTGAGGGAGGATACCTGCTTGTAGTCGCCGCTATGATCGGCGGTTATATGGCGCTGAACATCGGCGCCAACGACGTAGCCAATAATATGGGGCCCGCCGTGGGCTCGAAAGCGATCACTCTGCTGGGCGCGCTGGCGCTGGCGGCGATATTTGAAGCGCTGGGGGCGCTGGTCGCCGGGGGCAACGTAGTCAGCACCATCAAGAACGGTATTATCAACCCGGACTTCATTCAAGATTCCACTACTTTCATCTGGCTGATGATGGCGGCGCTGCTGGCCGGTGCGCTGTGGTTGAACGTGGCGACCTATCTGGGCGCGCCTGTATCCACCACGCATTCCATTGTTGGCGGCGTACTGGGCGCAGGCATCGCCGCCGGCGGCTTTGGCGTTGCGAACTGGGGACAGATGGGCGCTATCGTGGCCAGCTGGGTGATTTCGCCTGCAATGGGCGGCGTTATCGCGGCGGGGACCCTGTACTTCGTCAAGCGCTCAATGTTGTATGAAGAGGATAAGCTGGGAGCGGCGCGTCGTTACGTTCCTATCCTGATCGCAATCATGGCGTGGGCGTTCGTCACCTACCTGCTGCTTAAAGGCGCCAAGAACATCATTAAACTGGACTTCATGACCGCCTTGCTCATAGGCCTGGGAGTCTCGGCGGCGTTGTACTTTGCGTTGCTGCCAATGGTAGGGCGCGCTGCGCGGAAAATGGAAAACACCCGTGAAAGCGTCAACAAGCTGTTTACCGTGCCGCTGATCTTCGCGGCGGCGTTGCTGAGTTTCGCTCATGGCGCCAACGACGTGGCCAATGCGATTGGACCGCTGGCTGCGATCAATGACGCGATTGTTAATCACGGCGTGGTGCAAAAGGCGTCTATTCCGTTATGGGTGATGATGGTCGGTGCGTTGGGTATCGCAATTGGTCTGTTGCTGTACGGACCAAAGCTGATCAAGACAGTCGGTAACGAGATCACTGAACTGGACAAGACGCGCGCCTTCTGTATCGCTCTGGCCGCTGCTATCACGGTAATTGTCGCTTCGCAGCTGGGCTTGCCGGTCAGCTCCACTCATATCGCTGTCGGCGCAGTCTTTGGCGTCGGTTTCCTGCGGGAATATTTGAAAGTGAACTACGCCAGCCAGCTGCATCTTATTCTGGAGGAGCATGCGGGTCTGGAGCGCGAGAAGCTGCAGAAGTTTCTGAACAACTTCGAAAAAGCGTCTGTGGAAGATATGAAGCAGATGTTGAAGCAGGCCAAGAAACACAAAGAAGACGTGCCTCTTACCAAAGAAGAGCGCAAGCGTCTGAAAAATGTGTATCGTGAAGAACTGGTCAAGCGCGCCAGCATCAAGAAGATCGTCGCCGCCTGGATTATTACGGTGCCTGTGTCCGCATTACTGGCGGCCCTGCTGTATTTCATGATCCGCGGTATGCTGTTGCCATAG